A single window of Oncorhynchus clarkii lewisi isolate Uvic-CL-2024 chromosome 10, UVic_Ocla_1.0, whole genome shotgun sequence DNA harbors:
- the LOC139418010 gene encoding protein sprouty homolog 4-like, with translation MRDTTTQMESRVPHHIPGVSSSIISQPLRMVPYGRLQHPLTIFPIDQMKSSHVENDYIDSPAVVSQQPLNQKAVNRGPHEALLGAPHLPQLARCNPHNATTHPWITFSGRPSSISSSSSTSSDQRLLDHAAPTPVVDHNSTVVTTRTPCCGPKALTSKPLDLKTAALGAATVDKKHMLLCEICGKCRCTECTLPRTLPSCWVCNQECLCSVQSLVDSATCMCLVKAIFYHCTEDEDDEGSCADRPCSCHQSNCCARWSFMAAMSLVLPCLVCYLPTMGCVKLSQKCYDKTSRPGCRCKNFQQACKSMEAKVAGQEKQAS, from the coding sequence ATGAGGGACACCACCACACAGATGGAGTCGAGGGTTCCCCACCACATCCCTGGAGTGTCTTCCTCCATTATATCCCAGCCGTTGCGTATGGTTCCGTATGGAAGGCTACAGCACCCGCTCACCATCTTCCCAATCGACCAGATGAAGTCCTCTCATGTGGAAAATGACTATATTGACAGTCCCGCTGTGGTCTCCCAGCAACCCCTCAACCAGAAGGCTGTCAACAGGGGGCCCCACGAGGCACTGCTAGGGGCTCCCCACCTCCCCCAACTGGCGCGCTGCAACCCTCACAACGCCACCACACACCCCTGGATAACCTTCAGCGGGCGGCCCAGCtccatcagcagcagcagcagcacctcGTCAGACCAGAGGCTGCTGGACCACGCAGCCCCCACCCCCGTGGTGGACCACAACTCCACCGTAgtcaccaccaggaccccctGCTGCGGGCCCAAGGCGCTCACCTCAAAGCCCCTGGATCTAAAAACTGCTGCCCTGGGGGCTGCAACGGTTGACAAGAAGCACATGCTGCTGTGTGAGATTTGTGGGAAGTGCCGCTGCACGGAGTGCACCCTGCCCCGGACCCTGCCCTCGTGCTGGGTGTGTAACCAGGAGTGCCTGTGCTCAGTGCAGAGCCTGGTGGACTCAGCCACCTGCATGTGCCTGGTCAAGGCCATTTTCTACCACTGCACAGAGGACGAGGATGATGAGGGATCTTGCGCCGACCGCCCGTGCTCCTGCCACCAGTCTAACTGCTGTGCGCGCTGGTCCTTCATGGCAGCCATGTCCCTGGTGCTGCCCTGTCTGGTGTGCTACCTGCCCACCATGGGCTGTGTCAAACTGTCGCAGAAGTGCTATGACAAAACCAGCCGCCCGGGCTGCCGCTGCAAGAACTTCCAGCAGGCCTGTAAGAGCATGGAGGCCAAGGTTGCAGGCCAGGAGAAACAGGCCTCATGA